A single Mesomycoplasma ovipneumoniae DNA region contains:
- a CDS encoding ABC transporter ATP-binding protein — protein MIKIQNLTKKIDDRFIFNSLNLEIPSNKVTFVVGESGIGKTTLINLIAGFTKKDSGNISFFDENGSEIKKPLVDVVFQDFNLIEKITSNDNILIGNNVINKLLDKNALNQNANLMSIKTEQLEQKVNNLSGGERQRIAILRSLSRDSSFILLDEPTRNLDIENAKIVFENLTNIAKNKTILVVSHNLDLAKKYADKIVYIEKNKISEEIFDKNSQNQSLITKDTAKNSDLNYQKTAKNSKLSKIKQEFKTGFLLTITDFKSKLTSSILFLLLFLTSFFGTLLFGVLNLNISSTNLQNTIEYQLDSVVITKKSNAEINTFSTNEITKLQEDNTKIVKIVPIFTFPKVTFTYGNKVEFDSSVDYIDESDFFKNRFIFDNKNLVGRNIQNKDEIIISKSLATKFNIEQPNNQKISVSSFRNTAVDLKVVGISSLATLDRLNFSFLHHKFFELAKPVQKNNGPNENLDNNKPEKIDPWVLKLHFNIDDDLANNIENFAKNNKEFEIQSSLGGITKSILNTQSFTNIVIGAILVLFIIILLIQTVFYAKNLSDSKMKLIGILKALNAKTWQIFFYHWLNIIIISLFILFINSVVFIPSMGKIYTAIIGQDILLPSLSQVGALLIIIWLIMFGSISVIYLIISWLSYRKPVIKLLKFEQF, from the coding sequence ATGATAAAAATTCAAAATTTAACGAAAAAAATTGATGACAGATTTATTTTTAATTCACTAAATCTTGAAATTCCTTCGAACAAAGTAACTTTTGTAGTTGGTGAGTCAGGAATCGGTAAAACAACTCTTATTAATTTAATTGCCGGTTTTACAAAAAAAGATAGTGGAAACATTTCTTTTTTTGATGAAAATGGTTCTGAAATTAAAAAACCATTAGTTGATGTTGTTTTTCAAGATTTTAATTTAATCGAAAAAATTACATCTAATGACAATATTTTAATAGGAAATAATGTAATAAATAAACTTTTAGACAAAAATGCATTAAATCAAAATGCAAATTTAATGTCGATAAAAACTGAACAACTTGAACAAAAAGTAAATAATTTATCTGGCGGTGAAAGGCAAAGAATTGCAATTTTACGCTCACTTTCACGTGATAGTAGTTTTATATTACTTGATGAACCAACAAGAAATTTAGATATTGAAAATGCAAAAATTGTATTTGAAAATTTAACTAATATTGCCAAAAATAAAACTATTTTAGTAGTTAGTCATAACCTTGATTTAGCAAAAAAATATGCCGACAAAATTGTTTATATTGAAAAAAACAAAATTTCTGAGGAAATTTTTGACAAAAATAGCCAAAATCAGTCCTTAATTACTAAAGATACAGCTAAAAACAGCGATTTAAACTATCAAAAAACAGCTAAAAATTCAAAACTTTCGAAAATTAAACAAGAATTTAAAACAGGTTTTTTATTAACAATTACAGATTTTAAATCAAAACTTACTTCAAGTATTTTATTTTTGTTGCTTTTTTTAACCAGTTTTTTTGGGACATTATTATTTGGGGTCTTAAATTTAAATATTAGCAGCACTAATTTGCAAAACACGATTGAATATCAATTAGATTCGGTTGTAATAACCAAAAAATCAAATGCAGAAATAAACACATTTTCTACTAATGAAATCACAAAACTTCAAGAAGATAACACAAAAATTGTAAAAATTGTTCCTATTTTTACCTTTCCTAAGGTTACTTTCACTTATGGCAATAAAGTAGAGTTTGATTCTTCTGTTGACTATATTGATGAAAGTGATTTTTTTAAAAATAGATTTATTTTTGACAACAAAAATTTAGTAGGCAGAAATATTCAGAACAAAGATGAAATAATAATTTCAAAATCTCTAGCAACAAAATTTAATATAGAACAGCCAAACAATCAAAAAATTAGTGTCTCAAGTTTTCGAAACACAGCCGTAGATCTAAAAGTAGTTGGCATAAGTAGTTTGGCTACTTTAGATAGATTAAATTTTAGCTTTTTACATCATAAATTTTTTGAACTAGCAAAACCTGTGCAAAAAAACAACGGACCAAATGAAAATCTTGACAACAATAAGCCAGAAAAAATTGACCCTTGAGTATTGAAACTGCATTTTAATATTGATGATGATTTAGCTAATAATATTGAAAACTTTGCTAAAAATAACAAAGAATTTGAAATCCAATCGTCTCTAGGTGGTATAACAAAATCAATCTTAAATACACAATCATTTACAAATATAGTTATTGGTGCTATTTTAGTTTTATTTATTATAATTTTACTAATTCAGACAGTCTTTTATGCCAAGAACCTGAGTGATTCAAAAATGAAATTAATTGGAATTCTTAAGGCACTAAATGCTAAAACCTGACAAATTTTCTTTTACCATTGACTAAATATTATTATAATTTCACTCTTTATTTTATTTATTAATTCAGTTGTTTTCATTCCGTCAATGGGAAAAATTTATACCGCAATAATTGGTCAAGATATTTTACTACCCTCACTGAGCCAAGTTGGGGCTTTACTTATAATAATATGACTTATAATGTTTGGGTCTATTTCGGTGATTTACCTAATAATTTCTTGACTAAGTTATCGTAAACCGGTAATTAAATTGCTAAAATTTGAGCAATTCTAA
- a CDS encoding ATP-binding cassette domain-containing protein has translation MIKIQNLSKKFNNKIIFNSINLEIPSNKITFIVGKSGIGKTTLINLIAGFTKKDSGEISFFKNGNEIENPLVDVVFQDFNLIESLSIKNNILIANHILNRYVENNQIENEASAININSQKLNLLAKNLSGGEKQRAAFLRSSSRNADFILLDEPTGNLDKENSIALLDLLVKISQNKTVLVVSHNLELAKKYADQIIYVENENIQSVENKYKPQQNLQEYTNNFLANSENKVYKKPSFYQKAKVALLLSLADFRSKITTFILVLISFLAMIFGVVLFVNLNISAKNINFDNVVQYNLDTLNISEKVIASFHINELEKLKKENPKIEKIIPIYSDLQFFKFSYDDKTISTGPIFPVDESDFFKNRFTDIIKSQKFNNNFISNQDEVILPEKIINQLEISNPIGKKIKIFYSNHFEELKIVGIIEEKSIDQPKFSLIHTNKLKTTYEKGYKETSKNFHDFDVLADNFYSLGFGDRTSNSNTTSINPTISKSFYQNSTQAHSINLTKGNLPQSFDEIAVSSNITNKIGKLIKINTTFDSNYIFKVVGIFDADKTTNNASEEPENIVIFNSEVENFFSQAHASEFLVFFNHENLYNNIQDFLDKYGKSGVKRYYFISGGVDEVRQHLFATQFTLIAVIFASIIVLGITLLIFISVYAVNLSNFKKKSIAVLKSLGGKTLEIFMYHWLNLIIISVFVFFVGIILSTLIVPEIYKIVLNQNLFQPDYSQIVVIFLLTWLISFASMSFIYLLISYKTYRKDVATLLR, from the coding sequence ATGATAAAAATTCAAAATTTATCAAAGAAATTTAACAATAAAATTATTTTTAATTCAATAAATCTCGAGATTCCTTCAAATAAAATAACCTTTATTGTTGGAAAATCAGGAATTGGGAAAACCACTCTGATTAACTTAATTGCTGGTTTTACAAAAAAGGATAGTGGTGAAATTTCTTTTTTTAAAAATGGTAATGAAATTGAAAATCCTTTGGTGGACGTTGTTTTTCAAGATTTTAATTTGATAGAATCACTGTCAATTAAAAATAATATTTTAATTGCAAATCATATTCTAAATCGTTATGTTGAAAATAACCAAATCGAAAATGAAGCTAGTGCAATTAATATAAATAGTCAAAAATTAAATCTATTAGCTAAGAATTTATCAGGTGGTGAAAAGCAAAGAGCTGCATTTTTAAGAAGTTCATCAAGAAATGCTGACTTTATTTTGCTTGATGAGCCAACTGGGAACCTAGATAAAGAAAACTCAATCGCATTGCTTGATTTGTTAGTTAAAATATCTCAAAATAAGACTGTTTTAGTTGTAAGTCATAATTTAGAGCTTGCAAAAAAATATGCTGATCAAATTATTTATGTAGAAAATGAAAATATTCAATCAGTAGAAAATAAATATAAACCTCAACAAAATCTACAAGAATATACGAATAATTTTTTAGCAAATTCTGAAAACAAAGTATATAAAAAACCCTCTTTTTACCAAAAAGCAAAAGTCGCATTACTTTTATCTCTTGCAGATTTTAGATCGAAAATTACTACTTTTATTCTTGTTTTAATTTCATTTTTAGCAATGATTTTTGGTGTAGTTTTATTTGTTAACTTGAATATTTCTGCTAAAAATATTAATTTTGACAACGTTGTTCAATATAATTTAGACACCTTAAACATAAGTGAAAAGGTGATTGCTTCCTTTCATATTAATGAATTAGAAAAACTTAAAAAAGAAAACCCAAAAATAGAGAAAATAATACCGATATATTCTGATTTACAATTTTTTAAATTTAGTTATGATGATAAAACAATTTCAACAGGCCCAATTTTCCCCGTTGATGAGTCAGATTTTTTTAAAAATAGATTTACTGACATTATTAAAAGCCAAAAATTTAATAATAATTTTATATCTAATCAAGATGAAGTTATTTTACCTGAGAAAATTATTAATCAACTTGAAATCTCAAACCCAATAGGAAAAAAAATAAAAATTTTTTATTCTAACCATTTTGAAGAATTAAAAATTGTTGGAATAATTGAAGAAAAAAGTATTGATCAACCTAAGTTCTCTTTGATTCATACAAATAAATTAAAAACAACATATGAAAAGGGATATAAAGAAACATCCAAAAATTTCCATGACTTCGATGTTTTGGCAGATAATTTTTATTCTCTTGGCTTTGGCGATCGAACATCAAATAGCAATACGACATCTATTAATCCGACTATTAGCAAATCTTTTTATCAAAATTCAACCCAGGCACATTCAATAAATTTAACTAAAGGTAATTTACCTCAATCATTTGACGAAATTGCAGTTAGTTCTAATATTACTAATAAAATTGGAAAACTAATAAAAATTAACACTACTTTTGATAGTAATTATATTTTTAAAGTTGTTGGTATTTTTGATGCTGATAAAACTACTAATAATGCTTCAGAAGAACCCGAGAATATTGTAATTTTTAACAGTGAAGTCGAAAATTTCTTCAGCCAAGCACATGCTAGCGAATTTTTAGTCTTTTTTAATCATGAAAATCTTTATAATAATATTCAGGATTTTTTAGATAAATATGGTAAATCTGGTGTCAAACGTTATTATTTCATCTCTGGAGGGGTTGATGAAGTAAGACAGCATCTCTTTGCCACCCAATTTACTTTGATTGCGGTTATTTTTGCCTCAATTATAGTTCTTGGTATTACTTTATTGATTTTTATTAGCGTTTATGCTGTAAATCTTTCCAACTTTAAGAAAAAATCGATAGCAGTTTTAAAATCACTAGGCGGTAAAACGCTAGAAATTTTCATGTACCATTGATTAAATTTAATAATTATTAGTGTTTTTGTATTTTTTGTAGGTATAATTTTATCGACTTTGATTGTCCCAGAAATTTACAAAATAGTTCTGAATCAAAACTTATTTCAACCAGATTATTCGCAAATTGTCGTAATTTTTCTTTTGACTTGGTTAATTAGTTTTGCTTCTATGTCTTTTATTTACCTATTAATTTCTTATAAAACATATCGAAAAGATGTCGCAACTTTATTGAGATAA